GAGCGGCCGCACGCAGCGGCCCGGACGGGCGATGGCGGTTTCACGTCTCGGGCGGAGCAAGGCTTCTTCGATCTGCTGCCGGGAAATCGTTACCCGGCTCACCCGGCGGTGTCCTGCCGTGCGCGTAAAGCTTTCCGCGCCACTGCTGCCAAAGACCACGTGCAAAATGGTTTCCTCGAAGGCAGGGTCGGCTCCGTGGCCGTGTGCCTCCCAATCGGAAGGCCGCAGGTCGAGTTCGACGGGGCCTTCCTTCAGTACCGCGCCGATTTCAGCTGCTGCATGCAGGAAGTCAGGTCCGGCGGAACGGTTCCATTCACCGAATTGTACGATGCGTACCGTAGCTCCGGAGTCATCCTGGAAATCCCTCCCGAAGGCACCGGAGAACCATAATGCCTGGAGCTCCAGTTCCGCTGGCAAGGGCGGGTGCGGCGACTCGGCCACGGTGACGGGCCCATCCCATGCAGCGCTGAGGAGACCGCGGTAGTGCATCACTTCTTGGGAGCGGGTGGCTCGAGGATATTCAGCCAGGTAGCGGGAGCGGACACTTCCGGAATGTCGAGGTTCAGCGTTTGGGCACCACGCAGGAGCTTCACGGCGGCTGCATTCCGGCCCGCGGCGCGATCCATGGCGGCGATGTGCATGTCCAGTCGCAGGCGGTCCGGCTTGGAGGTGTAGAAGAGCTTCGCTTTCTGGAAATCCATGGCGGCGACTCCTGTCTTGTGCTGCTCCACATTCATCAGCCCCACCGCCTCCATCATCGGGCCGCTCTTCAAGCTGGTGGCCCCGGTGCGCAGCATTTCCTCATACTTCGCAGGGTCATCTTTCCAACGCATTTTTGCGATGCGGATGGCGCGGTAGGCGCGGTCTTCTTCAGCGAGTTCTCCCGATCCATCCAGATGCAGGAACGGCCGGTAGAGCGGATCACCTACCACGATGTTCTGCCAGGAAAGCACGGGCAGCGCCATATAGGCCGCCTCTACCAGCGAGTATCCCGCCATCAGGCGCGCTTCGAAGATATCGAAGTGGTGCGTCATCTGGAGAAATGGTTCGTAGACATTCCCGAGGGTCGCCGCTGCTCCACGCGTCAGCAGGGGGGCGACCCAGTTTTTCGCGGGATCGCGCAATTGAGCCGCGCTGAAGGAATGCAAATGCGCCGCCACGGCTCCCTTCTTGAATTTGAAAGTCGTGTTCAGGAATGGTCCGCTAACATTCCAATCGTACCAGCCGAAATAGATAGCGGTATCTCGCAGCGGATAGTTCAGGGGCAGCGTCTCCGGAAAGCGATCGGCCATCGTGGGGATCCCTGCCTCGCGATGGTAGCGCACGATGTTTTCCAGGGCGGGATCTCCTTCCGGCGACTCCGCGAATTTCTTCGAGAAATCAATCACCGCCATTCCCCAGAGGCCGGTTTTCTCGGTCTCAACCGCGTCCCGGATCATGCGCTCGCAAGTTGCAAGCGAAGGGGAATCGATGCGCCCTACCAGGGTCATCGGCAGGCCTGTTTCGGCGATGCTTTTCTCGACCTTGTAATAAGGGTTGTTTAGTGCTCCCTTGATGGGAAGGCCTTCCATGCCAAGCAGGGCGAGTTCGGAATCCACCGCTGCCTGGTTTGCCTGCAGGTAGGCTGCCTGATCTTCCGGCTTCGGCATCGGCAGGGTGGGATCCGCGGCGACCCTGCTAGGGACGCCCCGCATGCAGACCAGCACGCGGATTTTTGAGTTCAGGGGCACGACCTGCCCCTCCGCGCTTTTCGAGCGGGTCCACCATTTCCGGAGGTCGTATTCCTTGACCAAGGGGGCCTTCAACAACTTCTCGAAATCCGCGCGGGACATCTCCTCGGCATCCGGCAGGGGCAGGCCGATGAGATTCTCTTCAGGGATCTTCCTGATCCCGGCGTAGTACTCGGCGAGAGATTTGGAATCCCTCGAAGAGGAGTTATAGAGGATTGCCACCGACTCGACGTCGAGCGGTGCCGGCGCTGCCTTCAGCGCCAGAGTGAAAGATAACAGAAAACCGAGAATCCGGATCACCCGCAAACAATGACTGGAGCACCGCCCGAGGCAAGCCGGGGAGAATGCGAAATCTCCCCTCTTGTCTTACCCTCGGATCTTCAATCCGTCATAGGCGACCTGCACGCCATCCGGGAGGATCGCCGAGAGCTCGTGGTGGTCACTCTCATGGCTCAGGTGGGTGAGATAGCCGCGCTTCACCCCGGCCTTGGCAATCACCTCAAGGGCCTCGTCCGTCGACATGTGGGTGGGGTGCGGCGCTGTCCTGAGAGCGTCGATGATCAGGATGTCCGCCTGGCGGAGCAGCGGCATGGTTTCCTCCGGCACCCGTTTCACATCGGGAATATAGGCGATCGAGGGATGGCCGGAAGATTGGAAGAGAAAGCCGTTCGTGTCTGCTTTTGCGTGCACCACTGGCAGGGGAGTGATCTCCAGGTGGCCGAGCGTGAAGGGGCCCTCGATGATCTTCGGTGCGGGTTTGATGTAGCCGCGATAGATGTTCTCCTCCGAGAAGGCCCAGCCAAACATGTTCTTGATCGTGGCCATGCACTCGGCGGTTGCGTGCAAGGGCAACGGTTCCTCGCGGTGCCAGCAGAAAGCACGGAGTTCATCGAAGCCCACCACGTGATCGACGTGGGAGTGGGTATAGATCACCGCGTCTACCTTGGTGAGATTCTCACGCAGCGCTTGTTCCCGCAGGTCCGGCCCGGAATCGACCAGAATCGAAAGATCACCGGAGCGCAGGTGGATCGATGAACGGGTGCGCTTGTTCCGCGGGTCTTCCGAGTGGCAGACCCGGCAGGGGCAACCGATCACCGGCACGCCCACGGAGGTTCCCGTGCCCAGGAAAGTCAGTTCAAAATCCGCCGCCATCGATTCTTGGCGGCGAGACTGGCACCGGCCACCGCAGGGGCAAAGGGAAATACGCGGCAGGGACGAGCCGGGGACCACAGAAATAGTGCATCTGAACAGCTTTGTGGCGCCAGCGCGATTGACTCCCCGCGAGGTCCGCGCATCATGCGCGCGCCTCGGCAACGTCCATGCTCACGCTTCTCAAAATCCGCAATCTGGCTCTGGTCGATGAACTCGTCTGGGAACTTGGTCCCGGCTTGGTTGGGGTGACGGGGGAGACGGGCGCGGGCAAGTCCGTCATTGTAGGTGCCCTGAAGCTGGTGCTCGGCGAGCGTGCCGACAAAGGTCTGATCCGGACCGGGGAGGATGCTTGCACGGTGGAGGCGGTCTTCGAATTGCGAGACGCCGCCGAGGTGAATGCCGTGCTGGCCGAAGGGGGGCTGGAGGCCTGTGAGGATGGTTCACTGATCGTGCGCCGTGTGATTGGACAGAGCGCGAACCGCCAATTCGTGAATGATTCCCCGGTAACCTTGGCTTTGCTGAAGCGTCTCGGCGAGCATCTGGTGGATCTGCACGGTCCGCACGATCACCAGTCGTTGCTTTCCACCGAACGCCAGCTCTCAATGCTGGATGCCTATGCGGGCAATGATGCCGCTTTGGATGCCTATCGCGCCACCTGGCGAGCCTGGCGGGACAAGGAAACCGAACTGGAAGATCTGCGCGAGGCGGAGACGGCGAGCACACAGGAGCTGGATTTGCTGCGCCACCAAGTGGCGGAGATCGATGCCGCAAACCTCAAGCCGGAGGAAGAAGACGAGATTGCCGACCGCTATCGACGTGCGAGCAATTCGACCCGACTTGTTGAGCTGGCAGGTGCTGCCTCCGCGGCGCTTGGCTCCGATGAAACGGGCGTGCTGACGCATCTTGTGGAGGTGCAGCGGCTTGTTAGGGATCTGGAGAAGCTGGATCCCGGCATCCGGGAGCGGACGCAGGGGCTGGAGAATGCGGTGATGGAGCTTCAGGAGCTGGAGCGGTCGCTTGCCGACTACGCGGAGGATCTGGACATCGACCCGTCGGAAGCGGCGCGGCTGGAAGAACGCGTGAATCTTTTCGAAACGTTGAAGCGCAAGTATGGCGGGGACCTTGCAGCCGTACTGGCCCAGCGGGATCGTGCTGCGGCGCGGCTGGATTCGGTGGAGAACCGCGGCGAACGTCTGGAACAGCTTTCCGCCGAGGCAGCCCGGCTGCGTGAAGAAACTGACAAGGCAGGCCATGGACTCACCGCCAAGCGCAAGAAAGCTGCACCGAAGCTGGCGAAGGAGATCGCCTCCCAGCTGAAGGACCTCGGTTTCAAGCAATCTTCCTTCGATGTCCAGGTGCTGCTGCACAAGGAGCCGGTGGCTTCCGGCTTGGAAGGCATCGAGTTCCTCTTCGGGCCAAATCCGGGTGAGCCGATGCAGCCACTGCGGCAAATTGCTTCCAGCGGTGAAATCAGCCGCGTGATGCTGGCGGTGAAGAGCGCACTGGCGGAGCAGGACGCCACACCGCTGATGGTCTTCGACGAAATCGATGCGAACGTCGGCGGTGAAATTGCCCGAGCAGTGGGCAAGAAGATGGCGGGGCTTGGTTCCCGGCATCAGGTGGTGGCCATCACGCACTTCCCGCAAGTCGCCGCGCTGGCAGCCCGCCATTACGTGGTGGAAAAGGAGGTGGCTGGTGGTCGCACGCGCTCGCGGATGTTCCCCGTGAATGGGGATGGCCGCATTTCCGAACTCGTCCGCATGCTGGGCGGAGGAGGGGATTCGGCTCGGGCGATGGCGGCGAGTTTGCTGGCGGAGGCCTGAAAGAAATCGTATCAGTTGGGCTCTAGCCAAACATCCCGTCATGAAGCTGAGCGAATTGGATGAAATTCACCGGTCTCCCGGGAGCTGGTTCTTGGGCGTGATCTATTTTGCCCCTCGTGATCCCCGGCTCTTGGTCAGGAAGCGGATCGGATCCCTTGGCTGGACCCTGAATTTCGCGAGGCCGCTGGCCATTCCCTTCTTGGTGGCAAGTATTGCTGCCCTTTGGTTGGGCTTGAATGCGGTGGCCTCGACGGAATGGTCGGAATCGGCGAAGTGGGGTGCCGCGTTGGGAATGATTGCATCGTTGGTGATTTGTTGGGCTTGGGTGGCGAATCAGCGACGCTATATCGATTGATTCGCTCGGCTCTTTGAGAAGGATGTCCGCCCTTCTGTTGCCTCCTTCTTTCCCCCTTCATGAAACGCAAGCCCCGCAGCTTCAAGGCGACCCCCGTGCTGGTGGACGCGCCTTCCGCTCAAGTGGCCGGGGAGTTGGGCTTGCCGTGGAAACAAGTGGGGATGCCCCGGTTAGTCCTCGGCCGCCGCGAATGGATCGCCTTGCCAGAATTCGGTGTAGGCCCGCTGAATTCGAAGACCGATACCGGTGCCCGCACTTCCAGCCTTCACGCGGAAGAGATCCAGGTGACGCCGGATGGCCAGCGTGTCTATTTCGTCACGAGCGACCATTACGGGCGCCGGGTGACCTGTGAGACCCCCATCGTCAAATCGACGAAGGTGAAAAGCTCCACGGGGGTCTCGCGCCGGCGCTATGTGATCGAGACGGCGGCGATGCTCGCCGGCGGTTTTACCTGGCGAATCCGTCTTACCTTGGCGAACCGCAAGGACATGAGAAGTCCCCTGCTTTTGGGCCGGCAGGCGCTCTCAGGATATTTTCTGATTGACCCGCAGGGGAATCATTTGAAGGGAGCGCTGCGCGATCTCGAAGCGCACTTCCCCGGTTGTCACCGCTCATGAAAATTCTCGTTCTTTCGCGTAATGCGAACCTCTACAGCACCTCCGCTCTCGTCAAAGCCGCGGAGGCCCGAGGCCACGACGTCCGTGTCGTGGATTACCTGCGCTGCTACATGAACATCACCGCGCACAACCCGAAGATTTTCATCGAGGGTGAGGAGCTGACGGCGGATGCGGTGATCCCGCGGATCGGAGCCAGCCACACCTTTTACGGCAATGCCGTGGTGCGGCAGTTCGAGATGATGGGGGTTTTCACCGTGAACGATTCGGTGGCGATCGCTCGCTCCCGCGACAAGCTGCGGAGCATGCAGCTTCTGGCCCGGAAAGGGGTGGGCCTGCCGATCACCGGCTTCGCTCACTCCACCGATGCTACCGGCGAGCTGATCAAGATGTGCGGCGGTGCGCCGCTGGTGATCAAGCTGCTGGAAGGCACGCAGGGCGTGGGCGTGGTGCTCGCGGAAACTGCCAAGGCGGCCGAGTCCGTGATCGAGGCTTTCAAGGGCCTGCGCGCTGACATCCTCGTCCAGGAGTTCATCAAAGAGGCGAAGGGAGCTGACATCCGCTGCATCGTGGTGGACGGCAAGGTGGTCGCTTCCATGAAGCGCCAAGCCGCTGAGGGGGAATTCCGTTCCAATCTTCATCGGGGCGGCACGGCGGAAAAGGTGAAGATCACTCCGGAGGAGCGCTCCGTGGCGATCCGCGCGGCAAAGATCATGGGGCTCAATTTCGCGGGGGTTGATCTCCTGCGCTCGAACCATGGACCGGTGGTGATGGAGGTGAACTCCTCGCCGGGCTTGGAAGGCATCGAGAAATCCTCGGGCAAGCCGGTTGCGGACATGGTGATCGATTTCATCGAGAAGGCAGCCGTGAAGCGCCCGAAGCCGCCGAAGCCGACCGACAAGTGAGCCTCTACTTGAGCTCCTTGATCCGGTACATCACGACCTTCGATTTGTAGTCGTCTTCGATCATCACCATATATTCGCCATTCTCCCGGCGTTGTGCGGTGATGGTTTCCCGGATGTCCTGGAGGCCGACTTCCCCAATCTCGCTGCCAGGCTCGAGGTGGCCGACAGCGCTTCCATCGCGGGTGCGGAAGATCTCCACGCGGCCGGTTTTCACGCCCTCCTGTTTGGAAGCCCCCGTGTAAGCGACAAAGATGAAATCACCGGCGACATCGAAGCTCATCGGTTCACAGGATTCATGGCCGGAGGAGCCCTTCGCGTAGGGCAGGATTGTTTTCCACGTCAGCTGGTGCTCGCCATTGAGCCAACCATCGTAGCGGGCCAGCGCCGGACCCATCGGTTTCCAGTGTTGGTTGGTATCTTCCGCGGTGGTGCCGCCGAGATAGAGGGCGTCCGTTGTCACATCGTAGCGGATCCGCTTTACCTCCTTGAACTCGGCGGGGTGGGGGAAGCGGATCATTGAGGCGAAATCCCATTTCGGGTTGCCGCGAGGGTCTAGGCCTTGGCAGGGGAAATAGCGAAGGCCGCTCTGCTCGGTCGCGAGCCAGATGCCTCCGCTGTGATCCACCCACCATCCTTGCGCTGCGGGGAGATCTTGGCCGTCGCCCTTGTCGAACTCTGCCGGGTCGAAGGCTCCATTACCGTCTTGATCCCGCCAGATCCACGCTCCTTTCCCCGGTTGGAAAGCGGGCCAGGTGTCTTTCGGTTCGATCCTTTTCTTTGCAAAGAAACCGGAAGGAATGGCGATTTCACCATCAGTCTCCGGGGCAAAACGATAGACCTGCAGGTGCTCCGCATTCATGTCGTTTACGAAGAGCAGAGGCTTGTCCTCAATGCGGCGCATCCATGCTCCGGCGGACCAGATGTGGAGGCGCGGGTCTTGGGGATACTTGGTGCGATTGATGGTATAGGCAGAGTAGGTGGCTTCCTTCCCGGTTCCTTTGCTGAAGTCCATCGAGAAGCGCTCTTCCTTGGTGTAGGCGCTATTGCCATCGAGGTCGGCCATGTCTACGAAAGTCAGGCCGAAGAGCCGCCAGTTCAGGGTGGCATCGGCAAGTTGGTAGCTTTCCAGAACCGTTCCTCCTCCACCACTCTGGGCGTCGTGGGCGACGTATAGATTGTCCTTCGCGTCGCAACCGATGGCACTGACTTGATTGAGCTTCTGGTTTCCGAAGGCCCCCGGCTTTTCCGCGAGGATCCCGCCCGGTTTGCCGAAGCTGCCGATTTCTATCAGACGGCCCTCTTTCTCCTCGTGGATCCGGATCTGTTGGGAAACGTCGTCCGCCACCAACAGGCGTCCCTTGGAATCGAAACAGAAGGCGATTGGGCGGAGATCGTTGGGGAAGCCCTCTATCCGGCTTTGCGAACCGCTGGTGGTGTCGATGCGGAGCATGTGGGCTGGCTTGGCGTCGGTCGCACGGACGAGCATCCAGAGGTGGAGTTTTTGATCCATAGCAAGAGGACCTGTCTCCCCGGTCGGCCACTCCGCGATGGGTTGCATGGTTTCGGCGTCGTAGACCTTCAGCGTGGAAGAATAGGGATCAGCGATGAAGAGACGCGTCTCGTCAGCGCAGATACCGCGCAGGGCCCCTTTTAGATCGTCGGACACTTCGGCGACCACGAGAAATGAGTCCTTGAGCGTGTCGCCCTCGCCTCCTTTTCCTCCGGCGAAGGGTGCATCCCTGGTGATATCGGCACGAGGGCGTCGCGAGATGCCGAACCACTGTTTGCCCTTTGGAGGCCACGATTCGGGGTCCTTGAGTCCGCCGCCTTCGTTGCCGACCTGCATGCCTAGATAGAGGTAGCGGGAGTTTGCAGCCACCACGGTGCCTCCGTTGTTTCCCCAGCCATGGGTATGCATCGCGTAGCGGATCAGTTCACCATCGCGATATTCTCCAGCATTCCCGCCGGCTTCATCCCACTCGACGTTGGTGAATACGGTGCCATCTCCCATTACGGTAAGCGCAGCGATGTCTTGCTGGATCCACTTCCTTGCTCCGCCGTAGGAGTTCCCGATCCATGAGCTGACCGCCTCCAAGGGAGGGCTGTTGAATTCCCCGCCCGGAAGCGCCGTGGCAAGGGCGAGCGAAACACCGGCGGACCTGAAGATCATCGTCTTCGCTTACGGCCACAGGACTCGATTCCTCCCAAATTCCCATATACCCTTCGCATTTTCGCGATTGTTCCCGCTGCGGCGATCCGTTGAAGTGCGACCATGCGTAAAGCCCTGATTGCCACCGCTCTGCTGTCCGCTGTCGCCTCTGCGGAGCCGACCATCATTCCCTTGCCGAAGGAGATGAAGACGGGCGAAGGGAGCTTCAAGTTTGGAGACGAGACCGGCATCCGTTTCGATAAGGATCTGGAACCGGTCGCCAAGCTCTTCGCGGATGACTTGAAGGCTCGTTCACAGCACGAGGTGAAGCTGGTTCGGGAAGAACTCCGCATCATGCTGCCTTCCGAGATCCGCTTGGACCTCGATGACTCCCTTCCGCTGAAGTCAGGCGGCTACAAGCTGGAGGTCACTCCGAAAGGCGTGTTGGTAACAGGCAAGGATGTGGCGGGTGCATGGTACGGCACGCGTAGTATTATTCAGATGATGCCCGCGTCGGGCGCCGAGGTATGGGCCACGACGAAGGGCGTGCCGATTCCTGCTGTCTCCATCACCGATGAGCCGCGCTTTGGCTGGCGCGGGATGCATTTGGATGTCGGGCGCCATTACTTTCCCGTGGATGACATCAAGGGCTTCATCGATTGGCTCGCCTTTCACAAGATGAACACCTTCCATTGGCACCTGACGGAGGACCAAGGCTGGCGGATCGAGATCAAGAAGTACCCGAAGCTCACGGAGATTGGGGGCTTCCGCGATTCCTCGCCGCCCTATGGCAACCGCTATGCCGACGACGGCCAGCGCTACGGTGGTTTCTATACGCAGGAACAAATCAAGGACGTGGTGGCCTACGCGGCAGCCCGCCAGATCACCATCGTGCCGGAAATCGACATGCCCGGACACATGGCCGCGGCGATCGCAGCCTATCCAGAACTGGGCAACTCGGACATCTCCGGCTACGCCCCCAAGGTGCAGACCCGTTGGGGTGTGCATCCTTACACGCTGGCTCCCACCGAGGAAACCTTCCGTTTTGTGGATGACGTCCTGACCGAGCTCTGCGAGCTCTTCCCCTCGCAATACATCCACATCGGCGGGGATGAGGCACCCAAGGACCAATGGGAGTCATCCCCACGCGTGAAG
This portion of the Luteolibacter luteus genome encodes:
- a CDS encoding TIGR03790 family protein, with amino-acid sequence MIRILGFLLSFTLALKAAPAPLDVESVAILYNSSSRDSKSLAEYYAGIRKIPEENLIGLPLPDAEEMSRADFEKLLKAPLVKEYDLRKWWTRSKSAEGQVVPLNSKIRVLVCMRGVPSRVAADPTLPMPKPEDQAAYLQANQAAVDSELALLGMEGLPIKGALNNPYYKVEKSIAETGLPMTLVGRIDSPSLATCERMIRDAVETEKTGLWGMAVIDFSKKFAESPEGDPALENIVRYHREAGIPTMADRFPETLPLNYPLRDTAIYFGWYDWNVSGPFLNTTFKFKKGAVAAHLHSFSAAQLRDPAKNWVAPLLTRGAAATLGNVYEPFLQMTHHFDIFEARLMAGYSLVEAAYMALPVLSWQNIVVGDPLYRPFLHLDGSGELAEEDRAYRAIRIAKMRWKDDPAKYEEMLRTGATSLKSGPMMEAVGLMNVEQHKTGVAAMDFQKAKLFYTSKPDRLRLDMHIAAMDRAAGRNAAAVKLLRGAQTLNLDIPEVSAPATWLNILEPPAPKK
- a CDS encoding MBL fold metallo-hydrolase; amino-acid sequence: MAADFELTFLGTGTSVGVPVIGCPCRVCHSEDPRNKRTRSSIHLRSGDLSILVDSGPDLREQALRENLTKVDAVIYTHSHVDHVVGFDELRAFCWHREEPLPLHATAECMATIKNMFGWAFSEENIYRGYIKPAPKIIEGPFTLGHLEITPLPVVHAKADTNGFLFQSSGHPSIAYIPDVKRVPEETMPLLRQADILIIDALRTAPHPTHMSTDEALEVIAKAGVKRGYLTHLSHESDHHELSAILPDGVQVAYDGLKIRG
- the recN gene encoding DNA repair protein RecN yields the protein MLTLLKIRNLALVDELVWELGPGLVGVTGETGAGKSVIVGALKLVLGERADKGLIRTGEDACTVEAVFELRDAAEVNAVLAEGGLEACEDGSLIVRRVIGQSANRQFVNDSPVTLALLKRLGEHLVDLHGPHDHQSLLSTERQLSMLDAYAGNDAALDAYRATWRAWRDKETELEDLREAETASTQELDLLRHQVAEIDAANLKPEEEDEIADRYRRASNSTRLVELAGAASAALGSDETGVLTHLVEVQRLVRDLEKLDPGIRERTQGLENAVMELQELERSLADYAEDLDIDPSEAARLEERVNLFETLKRKYGGDLAAVLAQRDRAAARLDSVENRGERLEQLSAEAARLREETDKAGHGLTAKRKKAAPKLAKEIASQLKDLGFKQSSFDVQVLLHKEPVASGLEGIEFLFGPNPGEPMQPLRQIASSGEISRVMLAVKSALAEQDATPLMVFDEIDANVGGEIARAVGKKMAGLGSRHQVVAITHFPQVAALAARHYVVEKEVAGGRTRSRMFPVNGDGRISELVRMLGGGGDSARAMAASLLAEA
- a CDS encoding DUF5808 domain-containing protein yields the protein MKLSELDEIHRSPGSWFLGVIYFAPRDPRLLVRKRIGSLGWTLNFARPLAIPFLVASIAALWLGLNAVASTEWSESAKWGAALGMIASLVICWAWVANQRRYID
- a CDS encoding ATP-dependent zinc protease family protein, whose amino-acid sequence is MKRKPRSFKATPVLVDAPSAQVAGELGLPWKQVGMPRLVLGRREWIALPEFGVGPLNSKTDTGARTSSLHAEEIQVTPDGQRVYFVTSDHYGRRVTCETPIVKSTKVKSSTGVSRRRYVIETAAMLAGGFTWRIRLTLANRKDMRSPLLLGRQALSGYFLIDPQGNHLKGALRDLEAHFPGCHRS
- the rimK gene encoding 30S ribosomal protein S6--L-glutamate ligase; amino-acid sequence: MKILVLSRNANLYSTSALVKAAEARGHDVRVVDYLRCYMNITAHNPKIFIEGEELTADAVIPRIGASHTFYGNAVVRQFEMMGVFTVNDSVAIARSRDKLRSMQLLARKGVGLPITGFAHSTDATGELIKMCGGAPLVIKLLEGTQGVGVVLAETAKAAESVIEAFKGLRADILVQEFIKEAKGADIRCIVVDGKVVASMKRQAAEGEFRSNLHRGGTAEKVKITPEERSVAIRAAKIMGLNFAGVDLLRSNHGPVVMEVNSSPGLEGIEKSSGKPVADMVIDFIEKAAVKRPKPPKPTDK
- a CDS encoding glycoside hydrolase family 20 protein; translated protein: MRKALIATALLSAVASAEPTIIPLPKEMKTGEGSFKFGDETGIRFDKDLEPVAKLFADDLKARSQHEVKLVREELRIMLPSEIRLDLDDSLPLKSGGYKLEVTPKGVLVTGKDVAGAWYGTRSIIQMMPASGAEVWATTKGVPIPAVSITDEPRFGWRGMHLDVGRHYFPVDDIKGFIDWLAFHKMNTFHWHLTEDQGWRIEIKKYPKLTEIGGFRDSSPPYGNRYADDGQRYGGFYTQEQIKDVVAYAAARQITIVPEIDMPGHMAAAIAAYPELGNSDISGYAPKVQTRWGVHPYTLAPTEETFRFVDDVLTELCELFPSQYIHIGGDEAPKDQWESSPRVKELMKKEKMKDGHDVQSYFIKRVETMLEKKGRKLVGWDEIREGGLSPNATVMSWRGEAGGIASAKEGHDVVMASNSHLYFDHYQAPAADETAKGKQFEAIGGFLPISKVYSYDPVPKALTAEEARHVLGVQAQLWTEYMKDWDKVEYMAFPRISALAEIAWTPVERKNYDDFRARLDGVLKHYDAAKVKRAEPFDPPKPQTKDGSTVETSLESYQEHWAELAYDGKPDTFFWADRSLKAGDHLTLTLRAAVSGKARVITGGKASRNGDKLGEGVLEASSDGSKWAEVASFKEGIAEGPLPPATTSLRIRVTKPQENWLIIHEIEVE